Proteins from a single region of Aureibacter tunicatorum:
- a CDS encoding LysR family transcriptional regulator has product MVNLEWYRTFKAVYEQGTLTAAAQALFISQPGVSLHLSSLEAYVGGKLFDRVSKKMVPTEKGKLLYNALLTPLVELEQVEECFKRTTESDMPTVTIGMCFETFQHSLEKHLHSFDFNLVSRFSDYNTLLRELENGIVDIITTPQKAESKGIVQEVFSQEKIVLIGSNDIDGMEFSNVEKMKDEELLIEWLLKYKWYGASSDNEHFTRFWRANFKRNPNFRQNFIVPNFNSIIRSLGYGSGLAIVPDFLCRSSVEKGKIQILWEGWKTVVNPLYFGYRKKTIYRDQIQQIMQVLKSDL; this is encoded by the coding sequence ATGGTGAACCTAGAGTGGTATAGAACATTCAAAGCAGTCTATGAGCAAGGAACATTGACAGCCGCGGCTCAGGCCTTGTTTATTTCTCAGCCCGGTGTGAGTCTGCATTTAAGCTCGTTGGAGGCTTATGTTGGCGGTAAGCTTTTTGACAGGGTTTCGAAGAAAATGGTTCCTACGGAAAAAGGGAAATTGCTTTACAATGCACTTTTAACACCATTGGTTGAGCTTGAGCAAGTCGAGGAGTGCTTTAAGCGAACAACAGAAAGTGATATGCCTACGGTCACTATTGGCATGTGTTTCGAGACTTTTCAGCATAGTTTGGAAAAGCACCTGCATTCATTTGATTTCAATTTAGTCAGTAGGTTTTCTGACTACAATACTTTGCTGAGAGAACTGGAGAATGGCATTGTCGATATCATAACGACACCTCAAAAGGCTGAGTCGAAAGGCATCGTTCAGGAAGTTTTTTCCCAAGAAAAGATTGTTTTGATTGGGAGCAATGATATTGATGGAATGGAATTTTCCAACGTGGAAAAAATGAAAGATGAAGAATTGTTGATTGAATGGCTGTTGAAGTATAAATGGTATGGAGCTTCTAGCGACAATGAGCATTTTACCCGATTTTGGAGAGCTAATTTTAAAAGGAACCCGAATTTTAGGCAGAATTTCATAGTACCCAATTTCAATTCTATCATTCGTAGTTTGGGCTATGGGTCTGGATTGGCGATCGTTCCTGATTTTTTATGCAGATCTTCTGTTGAAAAAGGAAAAATACAAATCCTGTGGGAAGGTTGGAAGACTGTCGTCAATCCAT
- a CDS encoding alkene reductase: MESQNNTLFQPISLGSIKVNNRIAMAPMTRSRTTEGDIPTPLMAEYYSQRAGAGLIITEGAPISNSARGYSMTPGIYTEEQIEGWKLSTKAVHQKNGKIFVQLWHVGRRSHSSITGEKPWAPSAIKVSDKVFGPLQEGGYGMIETEMPRAMNQNDIDTVIHDFTVAAKNAMEAGFDGVEIHGAHGYLIDQFLRTTSNQRTDAYGGSQENRMRLLLEVVKSISKSIGADKVAIRLSPFVSEGMGNEHDPEMPELTLKVLQQLQPLGLAYIHFSENISDYKKVPEEFRKDIRNVYSNPIMVCGKYVKNTAETIIEKRYADVVAFGQDFITNPDLVYRLENNLPLTQLRSDSHSTFYGGGAEGFTDYPTYQKMLEKELQY; this comes from the coding sequence ATGGAATCTCAAAATAACACTCTATTCCAACCCATTTCATTAGGAAGCATAAAAGTCAATAATCGTATTGCAATGGCTCCTATGACACGCTCAAGAACCACTGAAGGCGATATTCCTACACCTTTAATGGCTGAGTATTATAGCCAAAGAGCAGGAGCTGGCTTAATCATCACAGAAGGAGCTCCAATATCAAACAGCGCCAGAGGCTACTCCATGACTCCGGGAATTTATACTGAAGAGCAAATCGAAGGATGGAAGCTTTCAACAAAAGCTGTTCATCAAAAAAATGGAAAAATTTTCGTGCAACTATGGCATGTTGGCAGGCGTTCGCATTCTTCGATCACCGGAGAAAAACCTTGGGCTCCTTCCGCAATCAAAGTCTCCGATAAAGTATTTGGCCCTTTGCAGGAAGGCGGATATGGAATGATTGAAACAGAAATGCCGCGTGCCATGAACCAGAATGATATTGACACTGTTATTCATGACTTTACTGTTGCTGCTAAAAATGCGATGGAAGCAGGATTTGACGGCGTGGAAATTCATGGAGCTCACGGCTATTTGATTGACCAATTTCTAAGAACGACCTCTAATCAAAGAACAGATGCCTACGGCGGAAGTCAAGAAAACCGAATGCGGCTCCTTTTGGAAGTTGTAAAATCAATATCCAAATCCATAGGTGCTGATAAAGTTGCTATTCGCCTTTCTCCTTTTGTATCCGAAGGCATGGGCAACGAGCATGATCCCGAAATGCCCGAACTTACATTAAAAGTTCTACAACAACTTCAGCCTCTTGGACTAGCGTATATACATTTCTCTGAAAATATTTCAGATTATAAAAAAGTGCCTGAAGAATTCAGAAAAGATATCAGAAATGTTTACTCCAATCCCATCATGGTTTGTGGAAAATATGTCAAAAACACAGCTGAGACAATCATTGAAAAGAGATATGCGGACGTTGTAGCCTTTGGCCAAGATTTCATAACCAATCCTGATTTGGTATATCGTCTTGAAAATAATCTTCCATTGACTCAATTAAGATCCGATAGCCATTCTACTTTTTACGGAGGCGGAGCGGAAGGATTTACCGATTATCCAACCTATCAGAAAATGTTGGAAAAGGAACTTCAATATTAA
- a CDS encoding macro domain-containing protein has protein sequence MCERRRSPQAKGVKIIAHICNNLGGWGKGFVLAISKRWKEPEAAYRSWHRNRAKNDFALGNIQIVQAEQYIYIANMLGQQGMRTGSNGVPIRFEAVRECLEKLVLEAERLNASVHMPRIGCGLAGGKWDRVEPIIKETLIDKGIQVTIYDF, from the coding sequence ATATGTGAAAGGCGACGATCTCCTCAAGCCAAAGGAGTTAAAATCATTGCTCATATTTGCAATAATTTAGGAGGCTGGGGAAAAGGTTTTGTCTTGGCGATTTCCAAACGATGGAAAGAGCCGGAAGCAGCGTATCGATCATGGCATAGAAACAGAGCAAAAAATGATTTTGCCTTGGGAAATATACAAATAGTGCAAGCCGAGCAATACATTTACATAGCTAATATGCTAGGACAGCAAGGTATGAGAACGGGCTCGAATGGAGTGCCCATTCGTTTTGAAGCTGTGAGGGAATGCTTGGAAAAGTTAGTTTTAGAAGCAGAAAGATTGAATGCCAGTGTTCACATGCCTCGTATAGGCTGTGGTTTGGCCGGAGGAAAATGGGATAGAGTTGAGCCAATTATCAAAGAGACTTTGATAGACAAAGGTATCCAGGTGACGATTTATGATTTCTAA